From the Hevea brasiliensis isolate MT/VB/25A 57/8 chromosome 15, ASM3005281v1, whole genome shotgun sequence genome, one window contains:
- the LOC110670919 gene encoding uncharacterized protein LOC110670919 isoform X1 — protein MSFSFFKPSRPKTPQEVVRAVKDSLMALDTKTVVDVKALEKAMEEVEKNLVAVRCMLCGDGEVEPNIDQVSQLVLEVCKEDVLALVIHKLPNLGWEARKDLVHCWSVLLKQKVDSKYCSVEYIENHFELLDFLVVCYDNKEIALNCGLMLRECIKFPTLAKYILESASFELFFKFVELPNFDVASDAFSTFKDLLTKHGTVVAEYLTAHYDEFFDLYEKLLTSPNYVTRRQSLKLLSEFLLEAPNSHIMKRYVLEVRYLKVMMTLLKDSSKNIQISAFHIFKVFVANPNKPREVKVILAKNNERLVELLDNLSIGKGSEDEQFEEEKELIIKEIKRLSCQPILDS, from the exons ATGTCGTTTTCCTTCTTCAAGCCGTCTCGGCCTAAAACGCCGCAAGAGGTGGTCAGAGCAGTGAAAGATAGCCTCATGGCTCTCGATACCAAAACTGTTGTTGACGTTAAAGCTCTCGAGAAG GCGATGGAAGAAGTTGAGAAAAATCTTGTGGCAGTGAGATGTATGCTCTGTGGAGATGGAGAGGTCGAACCAAATATAGATCAAGTATCACAGCTGGTGCTTGAAGTTTGTAAAGAGGACGTTCTTGCTCTTGTGATTCACAAACTCCCTAACTTGGGATGGGAA GCGAGAAAGGATTTAGTCCATTGTTGGTCCGTGTTGTTGAAGCAAAAGGTTGATTCCAAATATTGCTCCGTAGAATATATAGAGAACCATTTTGAATTATTAGACTTTCTTGTCGTGTG TTATGATAACAAGGAAATTGCCTTGAACTGTGGACTTATGTTAAGGGAGTGCATCAAATTTCCAACCCTTGCAAA ATACATATTAGAGTCTGCAAGCTTTGAATTGTTCTTCAAATTTGTGGAGTTGCCAAATTTTGATGTTGCTTCTGATGCTTTCTCTACTTTCAAG GATTTGCTTACTAAACATGGCACTGTGGTTGCTGAATATCTCACTGCACACTATGACGAG TTCTTTGATCTGTATGAAAAACTATTGACATCTCCTAATTATGTGACAAGAAGGCAATCATTGAAG CTTCTCTCGGAATTCCTTTTGGAGGCTCCAAATTCCCATATAATGAAGCGCTATGTTTTAGAAGTTCGGTACTTAAAAGTCATGATGACATTGCTGAAG GACTCGAGCAAAAACATTCAGATCTCTGCtttccacattttcaag GTTTTTGTTGCCAATCCCAACAAGCCACGAGAAGTAAAAGTAATTTTGGCAAAAAACAATGAAAGACTGGTGGAACTACTTGATAATCTTTCCATTGGAAAAG GTTCTGAGGAtgagcaatttgaagaggaaaaggaACTgataattaaggaaattaagaggCTATCATGCCAGCCAATTTTGGATAGTTAG
- the LOC110670919 gene encoding uncharacterized protein LOC110670919 isoform X2, with amino-acid sequence MSFSFFKPSRPKTPQEVVRAVKDSLMALDTKTVVDVKALEKAMEEVEKNLVAVRCMLCGDGEVEPNIDQVSQLVLEVCKEDVLALVIHKLPNLGWEARKDLVHCWSVLLKQKVDSKYCSVEYIENHFELLDFLVVCYDNKEIALNCGLMLRECIKFPTLAKYILESASFELFFKFVELPNFDVASDAFSTFKDLLTKHGTVVAEYLTAHYDEFFDLYEKLLTSPNYVTRRQSLKLLSEFLLEAPNSHIMKRYVLEVRYLKVMMTLLKVFVANPNKPREVKVILAKNNERLVELLDNLSIGKGSEDEQFEEEKELIIKEIKRLSCQPILDS; translated from the exons ATGTCGTTTTCCTTCTTCAAGCCGTCTCGGCCTAAAACGCCGCAAGAGGTGGTCAGAGCAGTGAAAGATAGCCTCATGGCTCTCGATACCAAAACTGTTGTTGACGTTAAAGCTCTCGAGAAG GCGATGGAAGAAGTTGAGAAAAATCTTGTGGCAGTGAGATGTATGCTCTGTGGAGATGGAGAGGTCGAACCAAATATAGATCAAGTATCACAGCTGGTGCTTGAAGTTTGTAAAGAGGACGTTCTTGCTCTTGTGATTCACAAACTCCCTAACTTGGGATGGGAA GCGAGAAAGGATTTAGTCCATTGTTGGTCCGTGTTGTTGAAGCAAAAGGTTGATTCCAAATATTGCTCCGTAGAATATATAGAGAACCATTTTGAATTATTAGACTTTCTTGTCGTGTG TTATGATAACAAGGAAATTGCCTTGAACTGTGGACTTATGTTAAGGGAGTGCATCAAATTTCCAACCCTTGCAAA ATACATATTAGAGTCTGCAAGCTTTGAATTGTTCTTCAAATTTGTGGAGTTGCCAAATTTTGATGTTGCTTCTGATGCTTTCTCTACTTTCAAG GATTTGCTTACTAAACATGGCACTGTGGTTGCTGAATATCTCACTGCACACTATGACGAG TTCTTTGATCTGTATGAAAAACTATTGACATCTCCTAATTATGTGACAAGAAGGCAATCATTGAAG CTTCTCTCGGAATTCCTTTTGGAGGCTCCAAATTCCCATATAATGAAGCGCTATGTTTTAGAAGTTCGGTACTTAAAAGTCATGATGACATTGCTGAAG GTTTTTGTTGCCAATCCCAACAAGCCACGAGAAGTAAAAGTAATTTTGGCAAAAAACAATGAAAGACTGGTGGAACTACTTGATAATCTTTCCATTGGAAAAG GTTCTGAGGAtgagcaatttgaagaggaaaaggaACTgataattaaggaaattaagaggCTATCATGCCAGCCAATTTTGGATAGTTAG